Proteins encoded together in one Polyangiaceae bacterium window:
- a CDS encoding transposase, translating into MSRCPCLGLARPYAGVFYEATDTRNRDGPKAVIGNRRGRLQCDGHDCYSGLDPGEITRIGCWAHVRRYFEGETGSDANANEMLDWIGTLFRVEREAKQRAQDERRTSPMKSCSPCAGRSPSRSSMPSEPGSTMRS; encoded by the coding sequence CTGTCGCGATGTCCATGTCTGGGCCTGGCGAGACCATACGCCGGCGTCTTCTACGAAGCCACCGACACCCGCAACCGCGACGGGCCGAAAGCCGTGATCGGCAACCGCCGAGGTCGACTGCAGTGTGACGGACACGATTGCTACTCAGGGCTCGATCCGGGCGAGATCACACGGATCGGGTGCTGGGCGCACGTGCGTCGCTACTTCGAAGGCGAAACGGGCAGTGATGCCAACGCCAACGAGATGCTCGACTGGATTGGCACGCTGTTCCGCGTCGAGCGCGAAGCGAAGCAGCGTGCTCAGGACGAGCGGCGTACCTCACCGATGAAGAGCTGCTCGCCTTGCGCCGGGAGAAGTCCAAGTCGATCCTCGATGCCATCCGAGCCTGGCTCGACCATGCGCAGCTGA